The genomic DNA atccggactgtcctcaatggtcaaaagtaccaaatgcctcgaaagaaagaatacttgcacatttggaagtaagtagtttatgtatttttatgttaattctcattttatgttatatatgatatttactaataaatgtttgtaaattaggatgatttgtttgatattgggcgtactagatatggagaagggcatatgcctgggatcttgagaggcattgatacttcgtgtgctaaaaagtattctgactggaagtacgatattaaagagcacttaacgattaatgggccacaaaatcaTTATGGTTgttgcacggatacgcagtggcaaaaagcaatTGATTTTTTCCGTCGCCCAGAAATTAcagtattaatttcttgctaaacttaactatcttaattaaatatattactaacgataactttttgcagaaacgttctgtggtcaacaaggaaaatagaaagaaactgaaagagcttagctatggaggttctcagtcaatcccagccttacgctataaaaaggttagttaattaattattttttagtttatttttcttatttacgtttaattattaattttataaaaatatatgtacgtgacagcgcaatttagagactgggcaacttgagtccatcccggatagctggatggatactcaccataaatcaggcacagggtgggtgacagagacagcaaaaaatacttgggtacgttaagtttttttaaacatttttcaaatttttaattgtttcaaaattttaattacattatacattgtatcacaggaggaattgcgtgcataccgcgacacacagcagacacaggcaactgatactgagagttccacaccagtttcgagtgcgcctgaagatgaagacatatctttggtacaaaatgtcttcggaaaacgacggggccaccagaaaggatatggacgtatccttaacataagggaccaaactccatttgattttcgtccttcacaaactagagatgaagagttgtttgagatgagagagcgtcttcgacagttagaggagcatgtccggactcattgtatcaccccgggatctcaatctgccccaccaccaccacccgatgatcctgatgttggagcaccgactcagtaggacttatgtatgaattttattacaattgactattacattatcatgtttaagacaagtctttattttaattcaacgaatacactcttatgtttttatttatatctttaatataagtgttttaattttattctattttcttatatttaattcaaaataaataaataaataagggaataacaaatataaaaaaaaattggggacaagtctataccgaggacattgtcctcggtatataccacCAAGATGTCGGTAAATACCAGTACGATGAGAAATTGGGGTTTGTTCTACCGAGGACATTTTCCACTTTCTACCAAGGACATTATCCTCGGTAAAACTAATACCGAGAACATTTTTAATGTCGTCGGTATAATTTTTGTTTTACCGACGCGGCTGTACCGATAACTTTAtaccgacgacattgtctcggtataggttataccgaggacattcgagcttataccgaggacatttgttctcggtataggccttgttttttgtagtgCTAGTCCAAACTCATTAATTTTGAGCCTTTTTTCATAGCTTGGTAGGTACTAGAGACATAGAAAGAGGACAACAATTGTAAAATAACTAGAGACTTGATTTGGATAAATGCATCTTTTCAGAATAATTTAATTGCAGTTTGCATTTAAGAATCCAAAACGTCTAGTCAAATAGAGCATTGAAACAAAGAATAAAAGCCATCAAACATAATCATAACTAGAGACTTGATTTAGATAATGAAAACGATCAAAGGttcaacaaaataaaacaaagtagagTAATAAATCTAAGAGAATCCAAAAATTATGTCAGACAAAGTAGAGTAATATTATATATtactttattacttttatttaaagCATCCAGTGATTCTGGGTAATTCATAGATTCATTTCTGGGTCCAGGAATCTTTAGAAAAGTTGTGAGTGAAGTTCAGATAAAAGGCAAGTCTTCAGAATCAAATTTCTATTATGTGAACATGAGAAATAAAATCATTTCTTCCCCCATAAATAAAAAGAAGATGAAAAATTACTCACCAAATTACTCACCAAGCAGTAAGAATTTACTATTATTAAATATAGTGATTCTGTCATCCATGCTAAAGCTAAACTAAAAATATGTCATATATATTTTCATACGTTATATACATAACTCTCTTCTCTCTGTAATATTAATTAGATCTAGAAAGGTATAGTAATATcagtaaaacaaaaaata from Humulus lupulus chromosome 8 unlocalized genomic scaffold, drHumLupu1.1 SUPER_8_unloc_44, whole genome shotgun sequence includes the following:
- the LOC133809269 gene encoding uncharacterized protein LOC133809269, with protein sequence MTDVIAQSHGGDGGGCDPPRGPADIPADCERAPPSKRGRHKGLNTREKREQLGRPLPLEWDVRGRTYKEIGEYSSNFSRELGLLVRQYTDPDCPQWSKVPNASKERILAHLEDDLFDIGRTRYGEGHMPGILRGIDTSCAKKYSDWKYDIKEHLTINGPQNHYGCCTDTQWQKAIDFFRRPEITVLISC